In Heliangelus exortis chromosome Z, bHelExo1.hap1, whole genome shotgun sequence, a genomic segment contains:
- the LOC139790183 gene encoding uncharacterized protein, translating into MVLFNIFVGKVDGGSRRQPFLATVLGSPDYRNCTDRFVCARVLLLGEQEFLEKFKSKPSPQGKLWAQENWEVEAGKFAQKDAVALGMELAALKHKLEKGHNMSETATTIVEVPDNAPVKVKSEVESTYPLEELKELKQRINQLELSQPSKLCPLVKTEYTYEDDEDNHPRVLTKEIPFSALELAKLRREFGRTPKESETEYVWRVSLSGGDEILLTEQEAGGFWGPGVFLNTGDRHAPWSLTQRVAYWAGGLNPLERGDPLAIKGEVDQLVESVQKAACLQMMNDRMLDMRFSSPMLLPVDPERMTPLIRGLPESLKPMGIQLQGQIRATAPQDHLLAALDHVVNPGCVIEQKIWTWGEVAQELINYGRKFGPVDKEEARAIRRTQTSDLSGNTSPQYQRSRSSLWLEVLQKGIPREIMDGQPRQSLQRIVEYWPKQHTVENVTTNKHSPNVISPSVPPSSQLDIDSAISTALRSEVSVCPTFGQELQSTPSPSAIPGVSHDTGCLLTRYSRV; encoded by the exons AtggtcctgtttaacatctttgttggcaaaGTGGATGGTG GTAGTCGTAGACAACCGTTTCTGGCAACTGTGCTGGGGTCACCGGATTACCGAAATTGTACCGACAGATTTGTCTGTGCCAGGGTGCTACTGCTCGGCGAAC AGGAGTTCTTAGAAAAATTCAAATCTAAGCCATCACCTCAGGGAAAATTATGGGCCCAGGAAAATTG GGAAGTGGAGGCTGGAAAGTTTGCACAGAAAGATGCTGTAGCTCTCGGCATGGAGCTGGCAGCTCTTAAGCATAAGTTAGAGAAAGGGCATAATATGTCTGAAACTGCCACTACAATAGTGGAAGTGCCAGATAATGCCCCTGTTAAAGTAAAAAGTGAGGTCGAGAGTACCTACCCGTTGGaggaattaaaagaattaaaacaacGAATCAACCAATTGGAACTATCTCAACCCTCCAAACTTTGTCCTCTTGTTAAGACCGAATATACTTATGAGGACGATGAGGATAATCACCCACGTGTCTTAACGAAGGAGATTCCTTTTTCTGCACTTGAGCTGGCTAAACTCCGTAGGGAATTTGGCAGGACTCCGAAAGAATCTGAGACCGAGTATGTGTGGCGTGTGTCCTTGTCTGGAGGAGATGAGATTCTCCTTACTGAACAGGAAGCTGGAGGCTTTTGGGGACCTGGTGTCTTTTTAAACACAGGAGATAGGCATGCTCCTTGGTCCTTGACTCAGCGGGTTGCTTATTGGGCCGGTGGGCTCAACCCATTAGAGCGGGGGGATCCGTTGGCCATTAAAGGGGAAGTGGATCAGTTGGTAGAAAGTGTACAAAAGGCTGCTTGTCTACAAATGATGAATGATCGTATGCTAGATATGAGATTCTCATCCCCCATGTTGCTACCAGTGGATCCAGAACGGATGACCCCTTTGATACGGGGTCTGCCAGAGTCACTGAAACCTATGGGGATCCAACTGCAAGGCCAAATCAGAGCTACCGCCCCCCAAGACCACTTACTAGCTGCATTGGACCATGTGGTTAACCCTGGCTGTGTGATTGAACAAAAGATTTGGACTTGGGGTGAAGTAGCCCAAGAGCTAATCAATTATGGTAGGAAATTTGGGCCTGTAGACAAGGAAGAGGCAAGAGCTATCCGTAGAACTCAAACCTCAGACTTGTCTGGAAATACTTCCCCACAATATCAGCGGTCGAGATCGAGTCTGTGGCTTGAGGTGCTCCAAAAGGGAATTCCCCGAGAGATCATGGATGGACAACCAAGGCAGTCCTTACAAAGGATTGTAGAATACTGGCCAAAACAGCACACAGTGGAAAATGTGACAACAAATAAGCATTCTCCTAATGTAATCAGTCCTTCTGTGCCTCCCA GTTCCCAGCTGGACATTGACTCAGCCATCAGTACTGCTTTGAGATCCGAGGTTTCAGTTTGTCCCACTTTTGGTCAAGAATTACAAAGCACTCCATCTCCCAGTGCTATACCTGGAGTATCACACGATACTGGCTGTCTCCTGACCAGATACAGCAG GGTGTGA